One Nicotiana sylvestris chromosome 12, ASM39365v2, whole genome shotgun sequence genomic window carries:
- the LOC104232702 gene encoding GDSL esterase/lipase At5g41890, which translates to MEILHYLATFPYFTLTFIFQMFYVFPICSCIATSFVFGDSLVDAGNNNFLFTLSKANSPPYGIDFKPSHGQPTGRFTNGRTISDIVGQALGANSFPPPYLAPNVESNATHIGINYASGASGILDATGTVFIGRVPLREQINNFEESRRYIVNAMGEKNAKKFLMKAMFSITIGSNDVINYFQPSIPFLSYEKVSPTIFQDFLVSNLTMNLQRLHGLGARKFVVVGVGPLGCIPFIRAIKLISEGKCSVEVNTLIRSYNKKLKAELNRLNKDMGPKAILLYANSYDVFRDIILNYKQHGFENGDAPCCGGYFPPFVCYKGKNANTSSVMCDDRGKYVFWDAYHPTEAANVIVAKKFLNGDPSVISPINIRQLHHYGSIE; encoded by the exons ATGGAGATTCTTCATTATCTTGCAACTTTCCCCTACTTCACTTTGACATTTATTTTCCAAATGTTTTATGTATTTCCCATATGTTCATGTATTGCTACCTCTTTTGTGTTTGGAGATTCTTTGGTTGATGCTGGGAATAATAATTTCTTGTTTACGCTTTCAAAGGCCAACTCTCCTCCATATGGCATAGACTTCAAACCTTCCCATGGCCAGCCTACTGGAAGATTCACTAATGGTCGCACCATTTCAGATATTGTTG gtCAAGCTCTTGGAGCAAACTCATTTCCTCCGCCGTATTTAGCACCTAATGTGGAGTCAAATGCCACAcatattggaattaattatgctTCTGGTGCTTCAGGAATTTTGGATGCAACCGGAACTGTTTTT ATAGGAAGAGTGCCATTAAGAGAACAAATCAACAATTTTGAGGAAAGCAGAAGATACATTGTGAATGCAATGGGAGAGAAAAATGCAAAGAAATTTTTAATGAAAGCCATGTTTTCTATAACAATTGGCTCGAACGATGTTATTAACTATTTCCAACCATCTAttccttttctgagttatgaaaagGTTTCTCCAACCATTTTCCAAGACTTTCTAGTTTCTAACTTGACTATGAACCTTCAG AGACTGCATGGATTAGGGGCTCGAAAATTCGTAGTTGTTGGTGTTGGACCTCTTGGGTGCATTCCATTTATTCGTGCCATCAAACTAATATCAGAGGGTAAATGCTCTGTGGAGGTAAATACATTAATCAGGAGTTACAATAAAAAACTCAAGGCAGAGTTAAATCGTCTGAATAAAGACATGGGACCTAAAGCCATCCTCTTATATGCAAATTCCTACGATGTTTTCAGAGACATTATACTAAATTATAAACAGCATG GATTTGAGAATGGAGATGCGCCATGTTGTGGTGGATATTTTCCGCCGTTCGTTTGCTATAAGGGGAAAAATGCAAATACAAGTTCTGTGATGTGTGATGATAGAGGAAAATATGTGTTTTGGGATGCCTATCATCCTACTGAAGCTGCTAATGTTATAGTTGCTAAAAAATTCTTGAATGGTGATCCTAGTGTAATTTCTCCAATTAACATTCGTCAGCTTCACCATTATGGTTCCATTGAATAA